AGCTCGAGCAGCTTCAGCGGCTCAAAGGCGAATACGAGGACAAATGGCTGCAATTGCAGCGGCTGCGCCGGGCTGTCGCCCAGCACGGGGCCAAAGAGAAGGATCCCTTTTTTCAGCACGAAGCGGAGCTCGACTTTCTCCACATTCAAGCCCGCGCCATCCTCGAGCGCATTCACCGAACTGGGGCGTTGGTGAAGGACATCGATTGGGGACTGGTGGACTTTCCGGCCATTGTCAACGGGGAGACGGTGTTTCTCTGCTGGCGGTTGGGCGAGGACCGCGTTCGCTTCTACCACGGCCTCCACGACGGCTTTCTGGGCCGCAGGCCCCTTGATCCGGAGGACGAAGGCGAGGGGTAAAACCGCCGCCTTGCGCGCACACGATCTGTTGGCGAGTGCCGGCAATGCACAACCCGACGGCGGCGCCTCCGTCAAAACCGGCTAACCCAATTCCGCACCCCATCGGCATGCCGGCTCATACCGTGGTGGTAGGGTCGGTTTTTCGTAAGAAGAAGCCGGCGCAGCTGAGAGGGGGAATTTGCCGTGGTCGATTCGTTTCGCCCGCCTTCCATCGCCGCGGGGTTGGAGCGGCTCATCGCGTGGAGCCGGGATGTGGAGCGCGCCCTTCGGCAGGAGGGGAAGGGTGTGTCCCCAACCGTGGAAGCCGGAATCGACGCCCTGCGCGCGTTGCGCCGGCGGGCGCGGGCCTTGCTGCCCCATGCCGTCGCCGGCGAGCAAGCCGTGCACGAGCTGTTCCTTCACGCGCGGCGCGTGGGGGAGCAGGTGGCGCAACTGGGCATTGCCGGGGCGGTTCCGGTGGCCGGCGAGGTGGGATTGCCCCGCCCCGTGCCGATCGGCGGCCACACGCTGCCTCCGCTGCCGTATCCGTATGACGCGCTAGAGCCGTACATCGACGAGGAGACGATGCGCATTCACCACGATCGGCTCCATCGCGGTTATGTGGAGGGGCTTAACGAGGCGGAGCGGGAACTGGCCCGGGCGCGCCAAACCGGGGATTTTTCCTTGGTCAAGCATTGGGAAGGGCAACTCGCCTTCAACGGCGCCGGGCACTACCTGCACACCCTTTTCTGGAACGTGATGACGCCCGACGGCGGCGGTCCGCCGACCGGGGCCATCGCCCGTGAGATC
This portion of the Calditerricola satsumensis genome encodes:
- a CDS encoding DUF2203 domain-containing protein; the encoded protein is MEKRFTVEEANALIPWLRPQLEQLQRLKGEYEDKWLQLQRLRRAVAQHGAKEKDPFFQHEAELDFLHIQARAILERIHRTGALVKDIDWGLVDFPAIVNGETVFLCWRLGEDRVRFYHGLHDGFLGRRPLDPEDEGEG
- a CDS encoding superoxide dismutase is translated as MVDSFRPPSIAAGLERLIAWSRDVERALRQEGKGVSPTVEAGIDALRALRRRARALLPHAVAGEQAVHELFLHARRVGEQVAQLGIAGAVPVAGEVGLPRPVPIGGHTLPPLPYPYDALEPYIDEETMRIHHDRLHRGYVEGLNEAERELARARQTGDFSLVKHWEGQLAFNGAGHYLHTLFWNVMTPDGGGPPTGAIAREIARTFGSFDAFRDQFSAAAEKVEGPGWALLVWSPRAHRVEILQAEKHQNLSQQDQIPLLALDVWEHAYFLKYHNRRRDYIAAWWHVVNWDEVNRRFALARRVLWVPY